The Papio anubis isolate 15944 chromosome 2, Panubis1.0, whole genome shotgun sequence region TTATCTGTTTAAgacaattataaataatgtataatccCAAGTACCTGGAAGGATAACACATAGCTTAAGAGAGGAATCTTGATTATTTTGTATTGTAAAAGTTACAAAACATATTGAGAAAACACAatccacaatttatttttatttttattttattttttttcctacagctTCTTTGTAAGGACGATGTTTAAGATCTCACTTGGAAATAATTGCTTACTTACAGTAGATTAGGGGTGGCAGAGTCTGGAACTAGAGCAGCCAGTGGTCAGAAGGAGGGACCAGAGTAGTTCAAGAGAGTAGCTTCAAGAGATGAGGAGCAAAGCATATGTCCTGTGTAAGGGATAAGACAGGACTGAGTCTGACCCAAAGCAAACACAAGACAGAGTAGTAAGTGGCCCAGCTGTGGGTAGCATAGGTACCAGGCTTTTCTGGGTTTGTGGTCCTGAAAAGGCAGAATACTCAAGGTGCCAATACAATTTAAAGGGCAAATTAGCAGAGTGGAAATTTGACAGAAAGCCATTTGAAATATCTAGGGCACCTAGAACTTCCTTGGGAATGAAATGGGAGTCCTGTTATTAGAAGGTAAGAAACCATGGCAGGGTTGTGTAAAAGCAAAGGGATGCCTTGATGCCATCAGGTGGGAATCCACCGGCTTTTGTTGCCAGGTACTAAGAAGACATGCAGAGACTAGACAACAGATACCAATGTCTGCAAACAATTCCCCTTCAAAGGAGGAGGCAACTCTTGGTATTTCTCCTGgaatatacagtcatgcactgcatgaCGATGTTTAGATCAACGATAGactacatatatgatggtggttccataagatgataatgctgtatttttactgtaccttttctatgtttagaaatgtttagatacacaagtactTACCTTTCTGTTataattgcctgcagtattcagtacagtaacatatgGTACAGGTTTGTGGCCTCGGCTATAGCAAATAGCCTAGATGTCTACTcagctgtaccatctaggtttgtgtaagtacactctgatcTTTGGACCACGATGAAATTGtcaaatgatgcatttctcagaacatacccTCATTGTTAAGCAGCCCATGATTGTACTGTTTCTCTACTAGAAATCCTATCTCCACATCCTGTCTCTTTGAAGTCTCCTTGCCCTTCATCTCAGaagtcctctctccctcctctcaaatcacatttatttctaCAAAGTAAATATCACTCATCTTATTCTGCCTTTTACTGGTGTACATGTCTTTTGTTGAGCTTGATACCATGTGCCAAGCCCAATCTACATAATAgatgttcaaggctgcagtgagctatcatcatgccactgcactccagcctgggcgacaggctttcttctaaaaagaaaaataattgtgtgtgtgagtgtgtgtgtgtgtgtttatacagaTGTAATTACAAGtaattttttccttccaaatGTATTTCAGATTTTACCAAGTGTTGCAAGAACTCTGGAGTTCTTATGGTAGTAAAATGCCGGAAAGAAAACTCTGCATTGAAAGAATGTCTGACTGCTTAGTAAGTAGTTATCTCAATGTTTGTGCTTCTGTGTGTATTTGTAGTAGATAAGAGTATATTACTTAACTCATTACATGTAATATATTCTGTGCCTCTCCATACCAAATTTATCATATTGTTGGCTGAGTCTAAAGTTCCAGTATAGTCTTAAAAATGCAACATATTTATGAGTCTTTTCAAATTTTGTCAGCATTGTATCTAATTAAAAAGATGAAGTCAGCAGacaaaaatatatgatttttcacTATTTAACAAATCTTTTTTCATGAACAGTCTGATCTGTAAAATATAGTACAGACTGATATTTGTTTATTCTATTGTGAAGATAACTGAATTAAAATATCTCTGAGACCTTCTCCAGCCTTGTGATTTGTTGGATTAATATAATTTAACTCCTAGAAAGCTGAGATAAATCATATGGATGATATAAAGGTAAATTTAGATTTTTGAAGTTAaccaaattaacttttaaaataattttataatatcatGTGCACTAATGTTTTGTTGTGGTTCCTTAAATCTAAGTAAAAATGTGTGAAGTTCTTTGAATTCACATGCTGATTTATTCACCCAAGTTCTATCGCCCACATTATTGACAGATAATATTGTAGAATACTTTAGCAAGTATTGTTAATTGAATGTTGAGAGATCTTAGTTTTGGTAAgcctttatttcctttaatttctctAGCCTGTGCAGTGTGTATGTCAGTATGATACATGTCTTAagggattaaataaaatagtaatgaaCACCTGAAccctacattttttaaaaaataaaatacgtaCACATAAACTTATAGACCTTTCTTTAGAATGGTGGAGTTGGAAAAGACTTTAGAGATAACGTAAACTCATCTCTACATTTGCTCTATTTGTAGATGATGAAACATAAtcagtgttgattttttttcttaagttaatATCAACAGCAGCCCTTATTTATGGTCTAGGTATTGTACTCAGAGCTTTACCATAGAGGAGTGAAACTTCGTTCTGTGACTTAATATTCTCTCAGTTCTATTCCCGAGTGCTTCCAAGAAATGTTTACTGAGTAAACGAATCCCTTAAGCTTTTGTATGACTGAATTgattaaataacttttatatcTCAGATTCAGTCATCATAATTGTTATTGCTAGTTTGACATATTATCCTTCACTCCAGTCGGGGCAGCTCTAGAGCAGAGTAGACAGGAGTCTAGACTGCAGAGGGCAACCTGGGTTCAGCTTCTGCATCAGTGAGAGCTTAGCTAGCCATGTGACCTTAGGCAGGCTCTTCATTGTAAGAATGAATAATTATACCTTATGGAGTGATTGTGAGGTACTGTATGTAAACACATTTACCATGATAGGTATTCAGTCAATATTAGCTCTTTTTTGATTAGTATTTGTTACTATTTATCTGAATATTAATCATTTGAatatccttctctctctcacccccTAGAAATacgagaagaaaataaaagattctaGTCCATctgaggggaggagagggctAGGAAGGATGGCTGTTTCTGCTTGCTTAGAAGAGATAAGCAGTGGATGTAACATTAACtgaaagtaaatggaaaattattagGGAAAATTTTACTTGACTTTGAGTCCCCAGATACACTAAGAAATAGTATTTGTTCATCTTTAAATAAGAGGGTGTTCTTCTTTGTTAATTACTATTGACATTTCCATGAAATGAATGTAACTGCTTATCCTCTCTCATTTTGAAACATTGTTTTTGCTTACCTCTTACCTTCATTTATAATCTGATTTCTGTCCTTACATCACTGAACCTGCTCTTTTTAAAGGCTCTAATGGGCTGATGGTAGACAAATCCAacaaattgttcttttttatttgaccTCTCTCTGGCAATCCCTTCTTAAAAGTCTCCTCTGTCTTCCCTgataatattttttcccattttcccaaCACCTCTCTGTACTTCTCAACGTTTTTAATCTACTCCTTAAAGTTGGTGATTCCCCAAGTTCTCTTCTCATTCTGAAAGCTGAGGAAGTTTAGTTTGCACCCATGAATTCAATTACTTACTATAGAAAGtaacatttgtttctttgttcatgTCCAAAAATGAATTTGGCTCATTTTGCTCATCCTACGTGTCTTTGTGAATTATACAGTAGTCTAGTATCTACAGTCTTATCTCCTAACTCTAACTGGTTATTTCCTGTTGATTACTGAAATTTCCCGCACATTAtctcttccttttcattccttcagCTCTTCTTTTGGCCTGTGCCTTCATCATTTTTTGCCTGgattattttaaccatttattgGCTATCTTGGCTCTAACGTTGCTTGCCCCCTTTTGCCCTATCTGCCACATGTTGTCAGATTCATCCAAGACACAAAACTGATCTTACAGGTGAGGTGCTCTATTAATTGTGCCCCATTTTCTTCAGGATAGATTTTCTTCGTATAGCATAAAGGGCACATCATGATTTGACTTTTGCCCATTCCATCTTCATTTCAGGCCTTTTCTCCTATGTGCATAATCTGCTATAGTGGTACCTATCTACTTGCAGTTTTTCATGCATTAGTTTTTCCTCATCCACGTGCCTTCCCACACTTGCCTTCTATATGGATTTCTGTTGGTCTTTCAAAATACGACTCAAGCATTTCCCCTTGATATCTCTGCCTTCCccatttcttccttgtttccaTCGTGCACTAGGGCATACCTCTGTCACAGTATTTTGTACACTTAATTTTAATCCGGTCTTTACTTGTCCTTTACGCCGTGGGTTCCCAGGACAGGAGCTGTGCTTCTCACTGCTCTATCCTGTGACAGTGCTATATAAAAATGAGTGATTTGGTCTTCAGTTTGGTAGCATAAAGTTAACAGTGAATTTGTAACCATTACTAAAAGTGTGCTTCTAAAGATTGAGCCTGATGAACCAGATGTCTGAATATTAGTAATTAAAGTAAGCTTACATTTAACACATGCaagattactttaaaatattttcatttccttctcataGCTATAATGATCCAGCCTTTAATGAAGAATGCAAAATGGAATAcctgaaggaaagggaagaattcAGAAAAACTGGAATTCCTGCAAAGAAAAGGCTACAGAAGGTTCCAACAAGCATGTAGGCAGATACTCAAATGACATTCAGGAACTCTAATATTCATGGAAGTCATTTTATAGTATAAATCACCTTAAATAATGAACTCAAGCATGTATGTTTGctttaattatgaaaatactgaaataaatattttatttcaaagttcTGGTTTCTTAAATGGGAAGGTAGTAGTTACTGAAGTGAGATATGGTTTTCCTGGTCATTCTGAACCTTTTGAAAGTTTTTCCACAACTATAGTTCTATAACAGTGACACTGATTTTTTACAGTCCAATATGGTCCTTATATTACTTTTCTTCCAATGTATAGGCTAATGGCTAATCATGGGAGCCAAAACTAAAGAAAAGCAGGAATGGACAACCTTCAAAGGTGTTAATAATAACTAGGCAGTATAGCAGGATGGCTATGAACCAGAATCCTTCCTGATTCTACCACTTATTAGCTATACAACTGTGGAAGTAAATCTAATACAGTTTGTGAGGATGTACTGAGTATTGCATATAGCAGCTACACGTACAGCATGTAAGACAGTGCTTCAGACCTGGTGGATGCTTTTATATTGGTAGTTACTGTTAGTAGTAGTACAGGCTCATTTGGAaactatcttagtccattttctgttgctatggGAGAATACccaagaccaggtaatttataagaaaaatttgtttggcttacagttctggagtttATTTGCCAGCAGCTTCTGGCAAGGGTTTTCATACTGCATCAAAACATAACAGGGTGAAAAAATAGAAGGACGAACAAGTGTGGGCAAGCTTTTGTAACAACCCGCTCTCTTGAGAATTTATACCTGCAATAACGGCAtaaatccattcatgagggctccaccttcatcaCCCTATTACCTCTTAAAGTCTCTTAGTACTGTTAAATTAgcaattaagtttccaacacatgaactctTGGGGGACacactcaaaccatagcagaaCCATAGATAAAGAGATACTTATATGAATTAATTTTACTTACATCTTTGATGTAGAATTTTCTAAAACATATGTTCTTAACCTGATAACTTGGCTACTGAGTCCTTTaatctttcattttgaaaagttatCTAAGTGAATTACCATCCTGTAACATAGTAATGGACTCAGCAAGTAGCATAAAAAATTTGTGTCCCAATTTAATAATTTGaacttttatattaaaagttatttttccccATGAGCTGTTAACTCTTCCACAGCCATTGTAACTAGTTTCAAGAtaagtaaattttatgtatattttcacaCAATCCGCATTAAAAGCACAAATAGAAATTACTACCCACTAAGACAAGGTTTAACTTTCCCTAATCCCATGAAATAGatctgagagattttttttttttaagaaagaacttAAATAGGACACTGAAGAATCAATAGATGTTCAAGTTCCATACTTTACTCTTGAGTGAACCACTCAAAAAACTATTTTACTCTTATTTGAAATACAAAGAAACCACATTTTCCCAGGCCACAGATCAAAAGGAGGGAGATTACTAGAGCagacaaaagcaaagcaaatacaGAAATCTAAAGACCACACAGCATAGGGGCAAACCTGCCCATATTTCCACATTGACCTTTGGTATTGGTGTATTTCCTAGAGCACAGGAAGTTACCtgtttttagagataaggttACTTTAAGAAGCTAGTGAAATATACAATCTGTGACTATTTTATAGCTTTAAAATCAGAAGTAGCCCACTTCATGTAGAAAATTCACTTACGTATATGTTGCTTTCCCCAGAGAAGCCAAATtagattatataatataaataatatgttcaTCCTCATGTCAAAGACTAAACCATTCACTGTAGGCTTCAGAATACCCATGCGTATCCATACTGAAGATTTTTTTCACCTGGTACATCTGCCTCAGTTGTGTCTTGCTTGCTTATGGGTGCCTGTTGAtattattctgttaatatgtGATAATCCACAGGTTTTTTGCCCCTTAACATACACCTTCTCCAAGTAGCCTTTCTGAATTAAGATCAGTACTTTGTTGTCACATGATTCAGTTCTTCAAGTCtgaattttcccatttattttggttttctaatGTTTCACATAGGCACGTTCCTGCTTTTAAGAATTCAGTTCCATTTTGGCAGCAACTCGATAAGTCTTACAGATGTAAATTTTACTTTAGCTAATAAGGGAGCAAGAGGAAGGAATAGGTGgctttttgttatttatgttCTCTTCATTCTGTCGATTTATGGATGTACTGAATTGAaccttataaaaagaaatataaagattcAAAGGAAGCTCTTGAGAAAAAGTTTCAGCTAGTTTAAGTCAacatattcaattttaaatagatttataaGCTACAGATGGgccactgttttttttgtttgaattttaccTAGAGCAGAGATGATCAAGTGTACATTTAAAAACTTCTAGCTGGGTAAAAAAATTTTGGTTAATCTTTCCTTACTAAAGAACCTTATACATCATTTGTCTGGCACTTTAAACTGTCACAGTCACTGACTTTAGTACACCTGTTTGATAGCTATCATCACTGTACtgtttaaatggaaaataattttctccacTCAAAAGCTGGTTTAACAAATGTCTATTATATGAATCATATTAACAACTAACAATTAGTACCAGACTTTGAGATATATAGGCAAGGACAGTATTTCACATCCACTtcaatttcaaacaaaaataatttattttaattaaacaatttcttggtatttttcaaaacattaatCAAGCAATTATTTcataagactttttttctttacaaaggaaaatttccaattttggttttaaaaaaggtaaaCCAGTAAGCTACATTAGAGAGCAGATACAATATACAGCCTATGCAGCCACATGAGAAATAGTTTTTGCTGCTTTGTTATTACACAGGTAGTTGCTTCCTTCAGCTAAAGCCTGGagtattgtatttgttttatgcATATTGGGTTTGGTTCTATTACTTGGCAGGAGATTGTACTCCCCTGAGTCAGTATGTTCATTGGTCAGAATAAATTCCAGCATCTGACACCAATTCCATTAATCACAGACAAGCTTGAATAAGTGTaagataatagaaagaaaaaaatatctggtGAATGGTGAACACTGTCTATGTATGTATGCTATTCAGTAATATAGTAGAAGAGATCTGAGATACTCTTTTGAGTTCAAGATATATGAAACTGTCTATCAAAAAGGATAAAGTCCTCCTACATGAAATACTTTAACTCAGGCAAAAGGTGTATGAACCAAGAAAATCTCCACCCTGAAAGAATTTAGATAAATTTCCATGTGAAgccatctttgttatttccttctttatttacaAGTAATTGGCCACTTAGAATAAGAGTGTGTGGACATTTCATGATTGACAATATCAATACAGCCCAAACTTTGATTTCTAtgattaaaaattctaatttaaaatcactttctcaataaatatattacatttcaatACAAAGTCTAACAATTTAGAAGCTGCTCTACACGAGCAGTTGTAGTCCCTttg contains the following coding sequences:
- the CMC1 gene encoding COX assembly mitochondrial protein homolog isoform X6, which encodes MREKAKERCSEQVQDFTKCCKNSGVLMVVKCRKENSALKECLTAYYNDPAFNEECKMEYLKEREEFRKTGIPAKKRLQKVPTSM
- the CMC1 gene encoding COX assembly mitochondrial protein homolog isoform X5, with product MALDPADQHLRHVEKDILIPKIMREKAKERCSEQVQDFTKCCKNSGVLMVVKCRKENSALKECLTAYYNDPAFNEECKMEYLKEREEFRKTGIPAKKRLQKVPTSM